The Siniperca chuatsi isolate FFG_IHB_CAS linkage group LG9, ASM2008510v1, whole genome shotgun sequence genome includes a region encoding these proteins:
- the gask1a gene encoding uncharacterized protein gask1a isoform X3 — protein sequence MTMTLPLPLPPTDIDRRSSRALSSAGEFSSRPRAVEPSSATAFQLPLTHIHSGAWKSNTRKEMSKHSVPLKLFGVAAGDDQNIIKKRSHADLRRNKHKSKGIASKRKEMAGAIQHPTSHHHPHLPEFTVNNTGPKHRIKPSNHSAVVKHTAETYIHLERSKSTAAHIPTPAYTLISDRQAAGRQTGRWEDRHANRNADTPIHGSHTSAKLTERHQALEKHRQHSGKSDKVGKEQQAVKTPSRDVKRHHNLSEDPSETKKNPGSKPEAAIKKDDSSWCRSFTEQDFPDSDHRRIRISPDLRPLPWLSEDDIQKMELLALGEVASKARVPAHGQVLQVALDPPAHQQQPSPKRDSPHHGPGHSHPEAHSERCQQGHCSLIKRTDDWFEVFAFHLDRVLGLNRSLPAVLRTFHSKILPYRYISGTPRPVVWWDPDIQHLSDRDNDQNSVPLSWVQYQKLLQVHCGSKADLRSAPCVGVYHSEWRRLALFDFLLQVNDRLDRYCCGFTPELTELCVENLLHAKCGNTKDLLLVHILVRKADPSRLVFIDNAGRPQQSDDNLNFRLVEGIDEFPERAVSVLQSGCLESLLLHSLYTDREFWDSQGGASSLRPLIHTVEHRGKILLQHIRDKKLQLKRDL from the exons ATGACGATGACTCTTCCCCTTCCTTTGCCGCCTACTGACATTGACCGGCGGTCATCCCGAGCCCTGAGCTCCGCCGGGGAGTTCAGTTCCAGGCCCAGGGCCGTGGAGCCCTCTTCAGCCACTGCCTTCCAGCTGCCACTCACTCACATCCACAGTGGGGCCTGGAAATCCAACACTCGAAAAGAGATGTCTAAACATTCAGTGCCACTTAAACTTTTTGGGGTCGCTGCTGGCGATGACCAAAACATCATCAAAAAGAGAAGTCACGCAGACTTGcgcagaaataaacacaaaagcaaagGCATTGCCtccaaaagaaaagagatggCAGGCGCCATCCAGCATCCAACCAGTCACCACCATCCCCATCTCCCAGAGTTTACAGTCAACAACACAGGGCCAAAGCATAGAATTAAGCCAAGCAACCACAGTGCTGTGGTAAAGCACACTGCAGAGACATACATTCATCTTGAAAGGAGCAAATCCACAGCGGCACATATCCCTACTCCAGCATATACCCTAATAAGTGACAGACAagctgcaggcagacagacaggcagatggGAGGATAGACACGCAAACAGGAATGCAGACACACCAATACATGGCAGCCATACAAGTGCAAAGCTAACTGAACGTCACCAGGCTttggaaaaacacagacagcactcTGGGAAATCTGACAAAGTCGGTAAGGAGCAGCAGGCTGTGAAAACGCCCTCCAGGGATGTCAAAAGACACCATAATCTCTCAGAGGATCCCTCTGAAACAAAGAAGAATCCTGGGTCCAAACCGGAGGCAGCCATAAAGAAAGATGACAGCAGCTGGTGTCGGAGCTTTACAGAGCAGGACTTTCCAGACAGTGACCACAGAAGGATCAGGATTAGTCCAGATCTCCGGCCTCTTCCCTGGCTCAGTGAGGATGACATCCAGAAGATGGAGCTCCTTGCTTTGGGTGAGGTGGCCAGTAAGGCCAGGGTGCCTGCACATGGACAGGTGCTCCAAGTGGCGCTGGATCCTCCTGCACACCAGCAG CAGCCATCACCGAAGAGAGATTCACCTCACCATGGACCTGGCCACAGTCATCCAGAAGCCCACAGTGAGCGCTGCCAGCAGGGGCACTGCTCTCTGATCAAACGCACTGATGACTGGTTTGAAGTGTTTGCCTTCCACCTGGACAGGGTTCTGGGACTCAACAGAAGTCTCCCTGCGGTGCTGAGGACTTTCCACAGTAAGATTTTACCATATCGATACATCAGTGGCACCCCCAGACCTGTAGTGTGGTGGGATCCAGATATTCAGCACCTCTCTGATAGAGACAATGACCAGAACTCAGTACCACTCAGCTGGGTCCAGTACCAGAAGCTGCTACAGGTCCACTGTGGGAGTAAAGCAGACCTGAGGTCAGCGCCCTGTGTGGGAGTTTACCACTCAGAGTGGAGGAGACTGGCTCTCTTTGACTTCTTATTACAG gTAAATGACCGTCTGGACAGGTACTGCTGTGGTTTCACACCTGAACTAACAGAACTCTGTGTGGAGAACCTGCTGCATGCCAAGTGTGGCAACACCAAGGACCTGCTGCTGGTTCACATCCTG gtgAGGAAGGCAGATCCCTCCAGACTGGTGTTCATAGACAACGCCGGCAGACCACAGCAGTCCGATGACAACCTCAACTTCAGGCTGGTTGAGGGCATTGATGA GTTTCCAGAGAGAGCAGTGTCGGTGCTCCAGTCAGGCTGTCTGGAGAGTCTTCTTCTACACTCGCTTTACACAGACAGGGAATTCTGGGACAGCCAAGGCGGGGCCAGCAGTCTCAGGCCTCTCATCCACACTGTGGAGCACAGAGGGAAGATTCTCCTCCAGCACATCAGGGACAAGAAACTACAGCTCAAGAGGGACCTGTGA
- the gask1a gene encoding uncharacterized protein gask1a isoform X1: protein MAWRVWSKLCCGQKWLLLLSPVFLLFLTISVMTMTLPLPLPPTDIDRRSSRALSSAGEFSSRPRAVEPSSATAFQLPLTHIHSGAWKSNTRKEMSKHSVPLKLFGVAAGDDQNIIKKRSHADLRRNKHKSKGIASKRKEMAGAIQHPTSHHHPHLPEFTVNNTGPKHRIKPSNHSAVVKHTAETYIHLERSKSTAAHIPTPAYTLISDRQAAGRQTGRWEDRHANRNADTPIHGSHTSAKLTERHQALEKHRQHSGKSDKVGKEQQAVKTPSRDVKRHHNLSEDPSETKKNPGSKPEAAIKKDDSSWCRSFTEQDFPDSDHRRIRISPDLRPLPWLSEDDIQKMELLALGEVASKARVPAHGQVLQVALDPPAHQQQPSPKRDSPHHGPGHSHPEAHSERCQQGHCSLIKRTDDWFEVFAFHLDRVLGLNRSLPAVLRTFHSKILPYRYISGTPRPVVWWDPDIQHLSDRDNDQNSVPLSWVQYQKLLQVHCGSKADLRSAPCVGVYHSEWRRLALFDFLLQVNDRLDRYCCGFTPELTELCVENLLHAKCGNTKDLLLVHILVRKADPSRLVFIDNAGRPQQSDDNLNFRLVEGIDEFPERAVSVLQSGCLESLLLHSLYTDREFWDSQGGASSLRPLIHTVEHRGKILLQHIRDKKLQLKRDL from the exons GCCTGGCGAGTGTGGTCAAAACTCTGCTGTGGTCAAAAATGGctactcctcctctcccccgtcttcctcctcttcctcacgaTCTCTGTAATGACGATGACTCTTCCCCTTCCTTTGCCGCCTACTGACATTGACCGGCGGTCATCCCGAGCCCTGAGCTCCGCCGGGGAGTTCAGTTCCAGGCCCAGGGCCGTGGAGCCCTCTTCAGCCACTGCCTTCCAGCTGCCACTCACTCACATCCACAGTGGGGCCTGGAAATCCAACACTCGAAAAGAGATGTCTAAACATTCAGTGCCACTTAAACTTTTTGGGGTCGCTGCTGGCGATGACCAAAACATCATCAAAAAGAGAAGTCACGCAGACTTGcgcagaaataaacacaaaagcaaagGCATTGCCtccaaaagaaaagagatggCAGGCGCCATCCAGCATCCAACCAGTCACCACCATCCCCATCTCCCAGAGTTTACAGTCAACAACACAGGGCCAAAGCATAGAATTAAGCCAAGCAACCACAGTGCTGTGGTAAAGCACACTGCAGAGACATACATTCATCTTGAAAGGAGCAAATCCACAGCGGCACATATCCCTACTCCAGCATATACCCTAATAAGTGACAGACAagctgcaggcagacagacaggcagatggGAGGATAGACACGCAAACAGGAATGCAGACACACCAATACATGGCAGCCATACAAGTGCAAAGCTAACTGAACGTCACCAGGCTttggaaaaacacagacagcactcTGGGAAATCTGACAAAGTCGGTAAGGAGCAGCAGGCTGTGAAAACGCCCTCCAGGGATGTCAAAAGACACCATAATCTCTCAGAGGATCCCTCTGAAACAAAGAAGAATCCTGGGTCCAAACCGGAGGCAGCCATAAAGAAAGATGACAGCAGCTGGTGTCGGAGCTTTACAGAGCAGGACTTTCCAGACAGTGACCACAGAAGGATCAGGATTAGTCCAGATCTCCGGCCTCTTCCCTGGCTCAGTGAGGATGACATCCAGAAGATGGAGCTCCTTGCTTTGGGTGAGGTGGCCAGTAAGGCCAGGGTGCCTGCACATGGACAGGTGCTCCAAGTGGCGCTGGATCCTCCTGCACACCAGCAG CAGCCATCACCGAAGAGAGATTCACCTCACCATGGACCTGGCCACAGTCATCCAGAAGCCCACAGTGAGCGCTGCCAGCAGGGGCACTGCTCTCTGATCAAACGCACTGATGACTGGTTTGAAGTGTTTGCCTTCCACCTGGACAGGGTTCTGGGACTCAACAGAAGTCTCCCTGCGGTGCTGAGGACTTTCCACAGTAAGATTTTACCATATCGATACATCAGTGGCACCCCCAGACCTGTAGTGTGGTGGGATCCAGATATTCAGCACCTCTCTGATAGAGACAATGACCAGAACTCAGTACCACTCAGCTGGGTCCAGTACCAGAAGCTGCTACAGGTCCACTGTGGGAGTAAAGCAGACCTGAGGTCAGCGCCCTGTGTGGGAGTTTACCACTCAGAGTGGAGGAGACTGGCTCTCTTTGACTTCTTATTACAG gTAAATGACCGTCTGGACAGGTACTGCTGTGGTTTCACACCTGAACTAACAGAACTCTGTGTGGAGAACCTGCTGCATGCCAAGTGTGGCAACACCAAGGACCTGCTGCTGGTTCACATCCTG gtgAGGAAGGCAGATCCCTCCAGACTGGTGTTCATAGACAACGCCGGCAGACCACAGCAGTCCGATGACAACCTCAACTTCAGGCTGGTTGAGGGCATTGATGA GTTTCCAGAGAGAGCAGTGTCGGTGCTCCAGTCAGGCTGTCTGGAGAGTCTTCTTCTACACTCGCTTTACACAGACAGGGAATTCTGGGACAGCCAAGGCGGGGCCAGCAGTCTCAGGCCTCTCATCCACACTGTGGAGCACAGAGGGAAGATTCTCCTCCAGCACATCAGGGACAAGAAACTACAGCTCAAGAGGGACCTGTGA
- the gask1a gene encoding uncharacterized protein gask1a isoform X2: MAWRVWSKLCCGQKWLLLLSPVFLLFLTISVMTMTLPLPLPPTDIDRRSSRALSSAGEFSSRPRAVEPSSATAFQLPLTHIHSGAWKSNTRKEMSKHSVPLKLFGVAAGDDQNIIKKRSHADLRRNKHKSKGIASKRKEMAGAIQHPTSHHHPHLPEFTVNNTGPKHRIKPSNHSAVVKHTAETYIHLERSKSTAAHIPTPAYTLISDRQAAGRQTGRWEDRHANRNADTPIHGSHTSAKLTERHQALEKHRQHSGKSDKVGKEQQAVKTPSRDVKRHHNLSEDPSETKKNPGSKPEAAIKKDDSSWCRSFTEQDFPDSDHRRIRISPDLRPLPWLSEDDIQKMELLALGEVASKARVPAHGQVLQVALDPPAHQQPSPKRDSPHHGPGHSHPEAHSERCQQGHCSLIKRTDDWFEVFAFHLDRVLGLNRSLPAVLRTFHSKILPYRYISGTPRPVVWWDPDIQHLSDRDNDQNSVPLSWVQYQKLLQVHCGSKADLRSAPCVGVYHSEWRRLALFDFLLQVNDRLDRYCCGFTPELTELCVENLLHAKCGNTKDLLLVHILVRKADPSRLVFIDNAGRPQQSDDNLNFRLVEGIDEFPERAVSVLQSGCLESLLLHSLYTDREFWDSQGGASSLRPLIHTVEHRGKILLQHIRDKKLQLKRDL; encoded by the exons GCCTGGCGAGTGTGGTCAAAACTCTGCTGTGGTCAAAAATGGctactcctcctctcccccgtcttcctcctcttcctcacgaTCTCTGTAATGACGATGACTCTTCCCCTTCCTTTGCCGCCTACTGACATTGACCGGCGGTCATCCCGAGCCCTGAGCTCCGCCGGGGAGTTCAGTTCCAGGCCCAGGGCCGTGGAGCCCTCTTCAGCCACTGCCTTCCAGCTGCCACTCACTCACATCCACAGTGGGGCCTGGAAATCCAACACTCGAAAAGAGATGTCTAAACATTCAGTGCCACTTAAACTTTTTGGGGTCGCTGCTGGCGATGACCAAAACATCATCAAAAAGAGAAGTCACGCAGACTTGcgcagaaataaacacaaaagcaaagGCATTGCCtccaaaagaaaagagatggCAGGCGCCATCCAGCATCCAACCAGTCACCACCATCCCCATCTCCCAGAGTTTACAGTCAACAACACAGGGCCAAAGCATAGAATTAAGCCAAGCAACCACAGTGCTGTGGTAAAGCACACTGCAGAGACATACATTCATCTTGAAAGGAGCAAATCCACAGCGGCACATATCCCTACTCCAGCATATACCCTAATAAGTGACAGACAagctgcaggcagacagacaggcagatggGAGGATAGACACGCAAACAGGAATGCAGACACACCAATACATGGCAGCCATACAAGTGCAAAGCTAACTGAACGTCACCAGGCTttggaaaaacacagacagcactcTGGGAAATCTGACAAAGTCGGTAAGGAGCAGCAGGCTGTGAAAACGCCCTCCAGGGATGTCAAAAGACACCATAATCTCTCAGAGGATCCCTCTGAAACAAAGAAGAATCCTGGGTCCAAACCGGAGGCAGCCATAAAGAAAGATGACAGCAGCTGGTGTCGGAGCTTTACAGAGCAGGACTTTCCAGACAGTGACCACAGAAGGATCAGGATTAGTCCAGATCTCCGGCCTCTTCCCTGGCTCAGTGAGGATGACATCCAGAAGATGGAGCTCCTTGCTTTGGGTGAGGTGGCCAGTAAGGCCAGGGTGCCTGCACATGGACAGGTGCTCCAAGTGGCGCTGGATCCTCCTGCACACCAGCAG CCATCACCGAAGAGAGATTCACCTCACCATGGACCTGGCCACAGTCATCCAGAAGCCCACAGTGAGCGCTGCCAGCAGGGGCACTGCTCTCTGATCAAACGCACTGATGACTGGTTTGAAGTGTTTGCCTTCCACCTGGACAGGGTTCTGGGACTCAACAGAAGTCTCCCTGCGGTGCTGAGGACTTTCCACAGTAAGATTTTACCATATCGATACATCAGTGGCACCCCCAGACCTGTAGTGTGGTGGGATCCAGATATTCAGCACCTCTCTGATAGAGACAATGACCAGAACTCAGTACCACTCAGCTGGGTCCAGTACCAGAAGCTGCTACAGGTCCACTGTGGGAGTAAAGCAGACCTGAGGTCAGCGCCCTGTGTGGGAGTTTACCACTCAGAGTGGAGGAGACTGGCTCTCTTTGACTTCTTATTACAG gTAAATGACCGTCTGGACAGGTACTGCTGTGGTTTCACACCTGAACTAACAGAACTCTGTGTGGAGAACCTGCTGCATGCCAAGTGTGGCAACACCAAGGACCTGCTGCTGGTTCACATCCTG gtgAGGAAGGCAGATCCCTCCAGACTGGTGTTCATAGACAACGCCGGCAGACCACAGCAGTCCGATGACAACCTCAACTTCAGGCTGGTTGAGGGCATTGATGA GTTTCCAGAGAGAGCAGTGTCGGTGCTCCAGTCAGGCTGTCTGGAGAGTCTTCTTCTACACTCGCTTTACACAGACAGGGAATTCTGGGACAGCCAAGGCGGGGCCAGCAGTCTCAGGCCTCTCATCCACACTGTGGAGCACAGAGGGAAGATTCTCCTCCAGCACATCAGGGACAAGAAACTACAGCTCAAGAGGGACCTGTGA